One region of Myxococcales bacterium genomic DNA includes:
- a CDS encoding DEAD/DEAH box helicase: protein MAKLKLTEILERWRGERRFLENVRALKHLPAEPGRFAAYPDWVRPELREVLAAGGIRQLYSHQAQAVESVRQGKDVVLVTPTASGKTLCYNLPVLQRILEEPETRALYLFPTKALAQDQMHEIHGLIGRLGANVKTFTYDGDTPDDARQAIRKQGHVVVTNPDMLHTGILPHHTKWEKLFANLRFVVIDELHIYRGIFGSHVTNVIRRLVRICRFYNSEPVFICCSATVANPREHAEAILERPVELIAESGAPRAAKTFVLYNPPIVNRELGIRQSALTPARHLAGELIDNDVQTIVFTTSRLNVEVLTKYLKDQFAKRQPVDNQLVTGYRGGYLPNLRRQIEQGLRERSVMGVVSTNALELGIDVGALEACLMVGYPGSIASTWQQAGRAGRRTGHSLAVLIARSNPLDQFIVEHPDYFFAHSPEHCRVNPDNLLILLHHLKSAAFELPFEAGEKFGKENIEELLDYLVEKGVLHRVGSRWHWAAESYPADEVSLRSINPENVVVVDTTDTGDHKVIAEVDWDSAFTTVHDDAIYMIESQQYHVDQLDLERQKAYVHKVNVDYYTDAMTYTNVRVIDEFATQRRPNAIVEHGEVQVVRKVTGYKKIKFYTSENVGYGDVNLPEKDLHTTSYWFTIPKNLLDELPFTRAELIDGLSGLAYSLHHLAAMMLMADVRDLDRCISDKSGAWFVRHDRQGRTIVAEGGDGGRIDAFDPTVFLYDAYPGGIGFSDLLFTRHDELLRAVRGGITACPCEHGCPSCVGPTLEVGVKAKEVALAILTLLQK, encoded by the coding sequence ATGGCGAAGTTGAAGTTGACGGAAATTCTGGAACGGTGGCGGGGCGAGCGCCGCTTTTTGGAAAACGTTCGCGCGCTCAAGCATCTGCCGGCGGAACCCGGCCGGTTCGCCGCGTACCCGGATTGGGTCCGGCCCGAACTCCGCGAAGTCCTCGCCGCCGGCGGCATCCGGCAGCTTTACAGCCATCAGGCGCAGGCGGTGGAATCGGTCCGGCAGGGGAAGGACGTCGTCCTGGTGACCCCGACGGCCAGCGGCAAGACGCTCTGTTACAACCTGCCCGTGCTGCAACGCATCCTCGAGGAGCCGGAAACCCGCGCGCTCTACCTGTTTCCGACCAAGGCCCTGGCGCAGGACCAGATGCACGAAATCCACGGCCTGATCGGCCGCCTCGGGGCGAACGTCAAAACCTTCACCTACGACGGCGACACGCCCGACGACGCCCGCCAGGCGATCCGCAAGCAGGGCCACGTGGTCGTGACCAATCCCGACATGCTGCACACGGGCATCCTGCCGCACCACACGAAATGGGAAAAGCTGTTCGCCAACCTGCGCTTCGTGGTGATCGACGAACTGCACATTTATCGCGGCATCTTCGGCAGCCACGTGACCAACGTCATCCGGCGCCTAGTGCGCATCTGCCGGTTTTACAATTCCGAGCCGGTCTTCATCTGCTGCAGCGCCACCGTCGCCAACCCGCGCGAACACGCCGAGGCCATCCTCGAGCGGCCGGTCGAACTGATCGCCGAGAGCGGGGCGCCGCGCGCCGCCAAGACGTTCGTGCTGTACAACCCGCCGATCGTCAACCGGGAACTCGGTATCCGCCAGTCGGCGCTGACGCCCGCCCGACACCTGGCCGGCGAATTGATCGACAACGACGTGCAGACCATCGTGTTCACGACCAGCCGGCTGAACGTCGAGGTGCTGACCAAATACCTGAAAGATCAGTTCGCCAAACGCCAGCCGGTCGACAACCAGCTCGTCACCGGCTATCGCGGCGGCTATCTGCCGAACCTGCGGCGGCAGATCGAACAGGGCCTGCGCGAGCGTTCGGTGATGGGCGTGGTCAGCACCAACGCCTTGGAACTGGGCATCGACGTCGGCGCCCTGGAGGCCTGCCTGATGGTCGGCTACCCGGGCTCGATCGCCAGCACCTGGCAGCAGGCGGGACGCGCCGGCCGGCGCACCGGCCACAGCCTGGCGGTGCTGATCGCCCGCAGCAATCCGCTCGATCAGTTCATCGTCGAGCATCCGGATTATTTCTTCGCGCACAGCCCCGAACACTGCCGCGTCAATCCGGACAACCTGCTGATCCTGCTGCACCACCTCAAAAGCGCCGCCTTCGAGCTGCCGTTCGAGGCGGGCGAAAAATTCGGCAAGGAAAACATCGAGGAACTGCTCGATTACCTCGTCGAAAAGGGCGTCCTGCATCGCGTCGGCAGCCGCTGGCACTGGGCCGCCGAGAGCTATCCGGCCGACGAAGTCTCGCTGCGCAGCATCAACCCCGAGAACGTCGTCGTCGTCGACACGACCGACACCGGCGACCACAAGGTGATCGCCGAGGTCGACTGGGACAGCGCCTTCACCACCGTGCACGACGACGCGATCTACATGATCGAATCGCAGCAGTACCACGTCGACCAGCTCGACCTGGAGCGGCAAAAAGCCTACGTGCACAAAGTGAACGTCGACTATTACACCGACGCCATGACCTACACCAACGTCCGGGTGATCGACGAATTCGCCACGCAACGGCGGCCGAACGCGATCGTCGAGCACGGCGAGGTGCAAGTGGTGCGCAAGGTGACGGGCTACAAGAAAATCAAGTTCTACACCAGCGAAAACGTCGGCTACGGCGACGTGAACCTGCCCGAAAAGGATCTGCACACCACCAGTTATTGGTTCACGATACCGAAAAATTTGCTGGACGAGTTGCCCTTCACCCGCGCGGAGCTGATCGACGGCCTTTCCGGCCTGGCCTACAGCCTGCATCACCTCGCCGCCATGATGCTCATGGCCGACGTGCGCGACCTCGACCGCTGCATCAGCGACAAGAGCGGCGCCTGGTTCGTCCGCCACGACCGCCAGGGCCGGACGATCGTCGCCGAGGGGGGCGACGGCGGGCGGATCGACGCCTTCGATCCGACCGTTTTCCTGTACGACGCCTATCCCGGCGGCATCGGTTTTTCCGACCTGCTGTTCACCCGCCACGACGAACTGTTGCGGGCGGTGCGCGGCGGCATCACCGCCTGCCCGTGCGAACACGGCTGCCCGTCCTGCGTCGGACCCACGTTGGAAGTCGGCGTCAAAGCCAAGGAAGTGGCGTTGGCGATCCTGACGCTGCTGCAAAAATGA
- a CDS encoding HAMP domain-containing protein encodes MKTLSIYNKLIIYFLLVSLLPLIGLGYLSYHQLNGVIRENSLRLLSLIAVETAYKIEEMIRSRRAEIQAWSRLPMFIEALDKKAAAKRPEINAIFDQWMAYYPMYSLLLLVDADHRVFAVNSVTAQGQPLSTGNLIGNQISEGPWFSEAAQTGFYMSGFRHSSLLSHIMGNQGNSMSLSMPIRDAADNICGYFIAYLNWNYVQDILDVAQAAHAQDLAGLLFMLDLDSNRFIAHRNPKLYGEPYPLRVDLKSTVERNPAGILNVDWPEPKTIGYAQVSGMRAGESQPWVVVVEAPDEVIYRQAKFLRVLFMTLTILAVLAIIIIVYFISRRFSDPLLQLVNGAQAIAAGNMNVEMPVKSVDEIGILANTFNQMSDALRERDEELRRTNQQLEEANRLKSEFLANVSHELRTPMNSILGFTTLVLQRTGDSLPEQQRNNLIKVRKNTLQLLKLLNSILDLSKIEAGSMDVAVEEFSLASLMDGCHHTILPLLEGRPIELSAAASDRSLVLYTDRNKLQQIIINLLGNAAKFTEKGYLRTGYVVVNDPGFSGAEKGPGPWVRIWVEDSGIGVHEKDLENIFNEFRQVDGSPSRKYGGTGLGLSISKKLAKLLGGDILVKSELGFGSTFTVVIPVRHEMAQPLVRNEYEHPLPPARAVEDNGTPEPAAAASGSGGESD; translated from the coding sequence ATGAAAACATTATCGATCTACAACAAATTGATCATCTATTTTTTGCTGGTCAGCCTATTGCCGCTCATCGGGTTGGGTTATCTCTCCTATCATCAGCTCAACGGCGTCATCCGTGAAAATTCGCTGCGCCTGCTGAGCCTGATCGCGGTGGAAACCGCTTACAAAATCGAGGAAATGATCCGCTCCCGGCGCGCCGAAATCCAAGCCTGGTCGCGTCTGCCCATGTTCATCGAAGCCCTGGACAAAAAGGCGGCGGCCAAGCGCCCGGAAATCAACGCCATCTTCGATCAATGGATGGCCTACTACCCGATGTACTCGCTGCTCCTGCTCGTCGATGCGGACCACCGGGTCTTCGCGGTCAACAGCGTCACGGCCCAGGGGCAACCCTTGTCCACGGGCAATCTGATCGGCAACCAGATCAGCGAGGGCCCCTGGTTTTCCGAGGCCGCCCAGACCGGCTTTTATATGTCGGGCTTCCGCCATTCGTCGCTGCTGAGCCATATCATGGGCAACCAGGGCAACAGCATGAGCCTGAGCATGCCGATCCGCGACGCGGCGGATAACATTTGCGGCTACTTCATCGCTTACCTGAATTGGAATTACGTCCAGGATATCCTCGATGTCGCGCAGGCCGCCCACGCCCAGGATCTCGCCGGCCTGCTGTTCATGCTGGACCTGGATTCCAACCGCTTCATCGCCCATCGCAACCCGAAACTGTACGGCGAGCCGTATCCGTTGCGGGTCGACCTGAAGAGCACCGTCGAACGCAACCCGGCCGGCATTCTGAACGTCGATTGGCCGGAGCCCAAGACCATCGGCTACGCGCAGGTCAGCGGCATGCGCGCCGGCGAGAGCCAGCCGTGGGTCGTGGTCGTGGAGGCGCCCGACGAGGTGATCTACCGCCAGGCGAAGTTCCTGCGGGTGTTGTTCATGACCCTGACGATCCTGGCCGTGCTGGCGATCATCATCATCGTCTACTTCATCAGCCGGCGCTTTTCGGACCCGTTGCTGCAGCTGGTCAACGGCGCCCAGGCGATCGCCGCCGGCAACATGAACGTCGAAATGCCCGTGAAGAGCGTCGACGAAATCGGCATTCTCGCCAATACCTTCAATCAAATGTCCGACGCGCTGCGCGAGCGCGACGAAGAGTTGCGGCGCACCAACCAGCAATTGGAGGAAGCCAACCGGCTGAAAAGCGAATTCCTGGCGAACGTCAGCCACGAGTTGCGGACGCCGATGAATTCGATTCTCGGCTTTACGACCCTGGTCTTGCAGCGGACGGGCGACAGCCTGCCCGAGCAGCAGCGCAACAACCTCATCAAGGTGCGGAAAAACACCCTGCAACTGCTCAAGCTGCTCAATTCCATTCTCGACTTGTCCAAAATCGAGGCGGGCAGCATGGACGTCGCCGTCGAGGAATTTTCGCTCGCCAGCCTGATGGACGGCTGCCATCACACCATCCTGCCGCTGTTGGAAGGCCGGCCCATCGAGCTTTCCGCGGCCGCTTCCGATCGGAGTCTCGTCCTTTACACCGACCGCAACAAGTTGCAACAAATCATCATCAATCTGCTCGGCAACGCCGCCAAGTTCACCGAAAAGGGCTATCTCCGCACCGGATACGTGGTCGTCAACGATCCGGGGTTCAGCGGCGCCGAGAAGGGGCCGGGCCCGTGGGTCCGGATTTGGGTCGAGGACAGCGGCATCGGCGTGCACGAAAAAGACCTCGAAAACATTTTCAACGAATTCCGCCAGGTCGACGGCTCCCCCAGCCGCAAGTACGGCGGCACCGGTCTGGGGTTGTCGATCTCGAAAAAGTTGGCAAAGTTGCTCGGAGGTGATATTTTAGTCAAAAGTGAATTGGGTTTCGGCTCCACCTTCACGGTGGTGATCCCGGTGCGGCATGAAATGGCGCAACCGCTCGTGCGCAACGAGTACGAGCATCCGTTGCCGCCCGCGCGGGCGGTGGAAGACAACGGGACGCCGGAACCGGCCGCCGCGGCCAGCGGTTCGGGAGGAGAGTCCGACTGA
- a CDS encoding response regulator has translation MQKKILIIEDVEDNRELLVQFFEGQYEIHEAVDGQEGIAQAHKIRPDLILMDLSLPVLDGWQATAALKADARTRHIPIIAISAHAMVGDERKALAVGCDAYLSKPVDFVELERVVNKYLGVA, from the coding sequence ATGCAAAAAAAAATCTTGATCATCGAGGACGTCGAGGACAATCGCGAACTGCTGGTGCAGTTCTTCGAGGGGCAGTATGAGATCCACGAAGCCGTGGACGGGCAGGAAGGCATCGCCCAGGCGCATAAGATCCGGCCGGATCTGATCCTGATGGATCTGTCCCTGCCGGTGCTCGACGGCTGGCAGGCGACGGCGGCCTTGAAAGCCGACGCTCGCACCCGGCATATTCCGATTATCGCCATCAGCGCGCACGCGATGGTGGGCGACGAACGCAAGGCGTTGGCGGTCGGTTGCGACGCTTATCTTTCCAAACCGGTCGATTTTGTCGAGCTGGAACGCGTGGTCAACAAATATTTAGGTGTAGCGTGA
- the lepB gene encoding signal peptidase I — protein MYRKSLVREYVEVIVVALVLALFIRTFIVQAFKIPSGSMIPTLRVGDHILVNKFIYGIPIPFTDRKIPLSKPERGDIVVFKFPNNPSIDYIKRVVGLPGDTIEVRGDDLYINGELAAKTRDGTFRFEDPRGYPQTSEMYIENLTGRKHPVLYDKNALRGGDQVQKVPSGHYFCMGDNRDHSNDSRYWGFVPESYLRGEAMVIYFSWPPGQLLRFGKIIR, from the coding sequence ATTTACCGCAAAAGCCTCGTGCGCGAATACGTCGAGGTCATCGTCGTCGCCCTGGTGCTGGCGCTGTTCATCCGCACCTTCATCGTGCAAGCCTTCAAAATCCCGTCGGGCAGTATGATTCCGACGTTGCGCGTCGGCGACCACATCCTGGTCAACAAGTTCATCTACGGCATCCCGATCCCCTTCACCGACCGGAAAATCCCGCTGAGCAAGCCCGAGCGCGGCGACATCGTGGTCTTCAAGTTTCCCAACAATCCGTCGATCGACTACATCAAGCGCGTGGTCGGTCTGCCCGGCGACACCATCGAGGTGCGCGGCGACGATCTCTACATCAACGGCGAATTGGCCGCCAAGACGCGCGACGGCACGTTCCGCTTCGAGGATCCGCGCGGCTATCCGCAAACGAGCGAGATGTACATCGAGAATCTGACCGGGCGGAAGCATCCCGTGCTGTACGACAAAAACGCCTTGCGCGGCGGCGATCAGGTGCAGAAGGTGCCGTCCGGCCATTACTTCTGCATGGGCGACAACCGCGACCATTCGAACGACAGCCGCTACTGGGGCTTCGTTCCCGAAAGTTATCTCCGCGGCGAGGCGATGGTGATCTACTTCTCCTGGCCGCCCGGACAACTCCTCCGCTTCGGAAAAATCATCCGATGA
- a CDS encoding PilZ domain-containing protein — protein sequence MRAERRRRKRVEYRVEIQYAFEGDWHRAKSVNISMSGLLLEVDRDLRIGEFGKIRIVKDSTREDTLVAANVEVVRSERSPAAEETREVALRFTRMDFESSVNLFQVIRYNSDGEWWVS from the coding sequence ATGCGAGCGGAACGTCGGCGACGCAAACGGGTCGAGTACCGGGTGGAAATCCAGTACGCCTTCGAAGGCGACTGGCACCGGGCGAAATCGGTCAACATCAGCATGAGCGGATTGTTGCTCGAGGTCGATCGCGATTTGCGGATCGGCGAATTCGGGAAAATCCGCATCGTCAAGGATTCGACCCGGGAAGACACCCTGGTCGCGGCGAATGTCGAGGTCGTGCGCTCGGAACGCAGCCCGGCCGCCGAGGAAACCCGCGAGGTGGCCTTGCGCTTCACGCGGATGGATTTCGAAAGCTCGGTCAACCTCTTTCAAGTCATCCGCTACAACAGCGACGGCGAGTGGTGGGTGAGCTGA
- a CDS encoding response regulator, producing the protein MSTNIKLLLIEDNQDLREIIEEFLEAYGFIVLPAKDGQEGLDLFERAVPNIVLADVLLPKVNGFQICEKIKKGPRPVPVVLMSALYKTYSMQTEAKTKYGADEYLIKPLNLMNLARLLCRLLGIEKPVRIKEAEPAGEPAPESAAVAADESAANPEAVDPATRTGSLYVLPDAEEEIAISDEEETELDLDRPTFPEAGDLVDWPSPVLIGEIFRRKLTGKLNVTNGSAVRTLYLREGVPVYANSNVAGESFTQLLVADGKVTAEQLGRTERLARERGSTVGKLLVENALIDQADLAAYLLREVDCRAEAVLRLAAGKYSFAEDDSWLEKIKRPEINIFDLTYQVVAKQNSEADLAERYDGRVNQVVFKNEENLLLAGRIQWREEHLDAFILIDGKRTVAEVAAESGQSLPVIHQLLYVLELFDMIRFR; encoded by the coding sequence ATGTCCACGAACATCAAGCTGCTGTTGATCGAAGACAATCAGGATCTGCGGGAGATCATCGAGGAATTCCTCGAGGCGTACGGATTTATCGTTCTGCCCGCCAAGGACGGCCAGGAAGGCCTCGATCTGTTTGAGCGCGCGGTGCCCAATATCGTGCTGGCCGACGTGCTGCTCCCGAAAGTCAACGGTTTTCAAATCTGCGAAAAAATCAAAAAGGGCCCCCGGCCGGTGCCGGTGGTATTGATGAGCGCGCTGTACAAGACCTACAGCATGCAAACCGAAGCCAAAACGAAATACGGCGCCGACGAATATCTGATCAAACCGCTCAACCTGATGAATCTGGCGCGGTTGCTCTGCCGGCTGCTCGGCATCGAAAAGCCCGTCCGGATCAAGGAAGCCGAACCGGCGGGAGAGCCCGCGCCTGAATCCGCGGCGGTCGCGGCGGACGAGTCGGCCGCCAATCCGGAGGCGGTCGATCCCGCGACCCGGACCGGCTCGCTGTACGTTCTGCCGGACGCGGAAGAGGAAATCGCGATCAGCGACGAGGAAGAGACCGAACTCGACCTCGACCGGCCGACCTTTCCCGAGGCCGGCGACCTGGTCGATTGGCCGTCCCCGGTGCTGATCGGCGAGATTTTCCGCCGCAAACTGACCGGCAAACTGAACGTGACCAACGGCAGCGCGGTACGCACGCTATATCTGCGCGAGGGCGTGCCGGTCTATGCCAACAGCAATGTCGCCGGCGAATCCTTCACCCAGTTGCTGGTCGCCGACGGCAAGGTCACGGCGGAACAGCTCGGCCGCACCGAGCGGCTGGCCAGGGAGCGCGGCTCCACCGTGGGCAAACTGCTGGTGGAAAACGCCCTGATCGACCAGGCCGACCTCGCCGCCTATCTCCTGCGCGAGGTCGATTGCCGGGCCGAGGCCGTGCTGCGCCTGGCGGCCGGCAAATATTCCTTCGCGGAAGACGATTCCTGGCTCGAAAAAATCAAACGGCCGGAAATCAACATTTTCGATCTGACCTATCAGGTCGTCGCCAAGCAGAACAGCGAGGCGGATTTGGCCGAACGGTACGACGGCCGGGTCAACCAGGTGGTGTTCAAGAATGAGGAAAACCTGCTGCTCGCCGGCCGGATCCAATGGCGCGAGGAGCACCTGGACGCCTTCATCCTGATCGACGGCAAGCGAACGGTGGCGGAAGTCGCCGCCGAATCCGGCCAGTCGCTGCCGGTCATTCATCAGTTGCTGTATGTGCTGGAATTGTTCGATATGATCCGATTTCGGTAG
- a CDS encoding diguanylate cyclase translates to MTNERALRIMVVDDNPDNVDLLTQYLTGLGYDVLPAYDGEEALLIAKREPVDLILLDVMMPRISGFEVCRQLKSSYRTNFVPIVLVTVRDDTQSKLEGFAAGADDYITKPFDIEELSARVKSLLRIKTLQDELRAANERLAEMSVTDGLTGLFNHRYLVEQLQVEVSRARRYNRPLAVIMLDLDHFKQINDTFGHLFGDYVLRKVSEVFRRLARAGDVVARYGGEEFAILVTDTEGATPLAERIRQTVETTDFFFEGQQTQVRVSAGVCQAAVGAVDDGNELLRLADEALYQAKQAGRNRVATIIKDK, encoded by the coding sequence GTGACGAACGAACGTGCCCTCAGGATCATGGTGGTCGACGACAATCCCGATAACGTCGACCTGTTGACACAGTACCTGACCGGCCTGGGCTACGATGTCTTGCCGGCCTACGACGGCGAGGAGGCGTTGCTCATCGCCAAGCGGGAACCGGTCGACCTGATCTTGCTTGACGTGATGATGCCCCGCATCAGCGGCTTCGAGGTCTGCCGGCAGCTCAAGAGCAGCTACCGGACCAATTTCGTGCCGATCGTGTTGGTCACGGTGCGCGACGACACGCAATCCAAGCTGGAAGGTTTCGCCGCCGGCGCCGACGACTACATCACCAAGCCGTTCGACATCGAGGAACTTTCGGCCCGGGTGAAAAGCCTGTTGCGGATCAAAACGTTGCAGGACGAGCTGCGCGCCGCGAACGAACGCCTGGCGGAGATGTCGGTGACCGACGGGCTGACCGGCCTGTTCAACCACCGCTACCTGGTGGAGCAGTTGCAGGTCGAGGTCAGCCGCGCCCGGCGTTACAACCGGCCGCTGGCGGTCATCATGCTCGACCTCGACCATTTCAAACAGATCAACGACACGTTCGGCCACCTGTTCGGCGATTACGTGCTGCGCAAGGTTTCCGAGGTTTTCCGGCGGTTGGCGCGCGCCGGTGACGTCGTCGCCCGTTACGGCGGCGAGGAATTCGCGATCCTGGTCACCGATACCGAGGGCGCGACGCCGTTGGCCGAACGCATTCGCCAGACGGTGGAAACGACGGACTTTTTCTTCGAGGGCCAGCAAACCCAGGTGCGTGTTTCGGCGGGCGTCTGCCAGGCCGCCGTGGGCGCGGTGGATGACGGCAACGAATTGCTGCGGCTGGCCGACGAAGCGCTGTACCAGGCCAAACAAGCGGGGCGCAATCGGGTCGCCACCATCATTAAGGACAAGTGA
- the serS gene encoding serine--tRNA ligase, translating into MLDLNYVLEHLDEVKTNIANRNMKVDLSALPELAETRSRLITDGDELRRRANEIAQSMKGKMEPDERQRRIEEGRALKGRIAENEAQAKEAHAQLDALLRQIPNLTHPESPIGLTEEDNKEIARWGEPRRFDFPAKDHVVLGQELDLVDFAAGQKVAGSNFYFLKNDAVLLELAMCRFALDTLIAEGFVPYTTPDLARPAILDGIGFNPRGDETQIYSIEKQDLSLIATAEITLGGMLQDDIVNEAELPLLLAGVSHCFRTEAGSYGRTSRGLYRVHQFTKVEMFAYSTPEQSDAIHRRMLAIEEKIFQGFEVPYHVVDICTGDLGSPAYRKFDIEAWMPGRGEGGAYGEVTSTSNCTDYQARRLNIRFRPSAGGRPRFVHTLNGTAVAISRALIAVMENHQQADGSIRVPAALVPYLGKEVIRAKGKK; encoded by the coding sequence ATGCTGGATCTCAATTACGTGTTGGAACACCTGGACGAAGTCAAAACCAATATCGCCAACCGGAACATGAAAGTCGATCTTTCGGCGCTGCCGGAACTGGCTGAAACCCGCTCGCGGTTGATCACCGATGGCGACGAACTGCGCCGCCGCGCCAACGAAATCGCTCAGTCGATGAAGGGCAAAATGGAACCGGACGAGCGCCAGCGGCGCATCGAGGAAGGCCGCGCGCTCAAGGGGCGGATCGCTGAAAACGAAGCCCAGGCCAAGGAAGCCCACGCCCAGCTCGACGCGTTGCTCCGCCAGATTCCCAATCTGACGCACCCCGAGTCGCCCATCGGCCTGACCGAGGAAGACAACAAGGAAATCGCGCGCTGGGGCGAGCCGCGCCGTTTCGACTTTCCGGCCAAAGACCACGTCGTGCTGGGCCAGGAACTGGATCTGGTCGATTTCGCCGCCGGGCAGAAGGTCGCGGGGTCCAATTTTTATTTTCTGAAGAACGATGCGGTGTTGCTGGAACTGGCGATGTGCCGGTTCGCCCTGGACACCCTGATCGCCGAGGGATTCGTGCCCTATACCACGCCCGACCTGGCGCGGCCGGCGATTCTCGACGGCATCGGCTTCAATCCGCGCGGCGACGAGACACAGATTTATTCGATCGAAAAGCAGGATTTGTCGCTGATCGCCACCGCCGAAATCACCCTCGGCGGCATGTTGCAGGACGACATCGTCAACGAGGCCGAGCTGCCCCTGTTGCTGGCCGGCGTCAGCCATTGTTTCCGCACCGAGGCCGGATCCTACGGCCGCACGAGCCGCGGCCTCTATCGGGTCCACCAGTTCACCAAGGTGGAGATGTTCGCCTATTCGACGCCCGAGCAATCCGACGCGATCCATCGCCGCATGCTGGCGATCGAGGAAAAGATCTTCCAGGGTTTCGAAGTGCCGTATCACGTGGTCGATATCTGCACCGGCGACCTGGGCTCGCCGGCCTACCGCAAATTCGACATCGAGGCCTGGATGCCGGGACGCGGCGAGGGCGGCGCCTACGGCGAGGTGACCAGCACCTCCAACTGCACCGATTACCAGGCGCGGCGGCTCAACATCCGCTTTCGGCCGAGCGCCGGCGGCCGCCCGCGCTTCGTGCACACCCTGAATGGCACGGCCGTGGCCATCTCGCGCGCGTTGATCGCGGTCATGGAAAACCACCAGCAGGCCGACGGCTCGATCCGCGTCCCAGCGGCGCTGGTGCCGTACCTGGGCAAGGAAGTGATCCGGGCCAAGGGCAAAAAGTGA
- a CDS encoding ribonuclease H-like domain-containing protein, giving the protein MSLRDRLDRLTGDQSPAAPAAEKKTQIGELRRRIDEILSRRPATGEAPAPRPAEPERQPVELESVAKGEEIVTPYGPVFVATDELDAGLFWGRRRLRELTEMHMPTAALLADDARLAALVPTDALFLDTETTGLAGGTGTLAFLIGLGWFDGERFVTRLIFSRDFTEEPAALHQLATYAADKRFLVTFNGKTFDAGLLAARYVLNRRRNPIADLPHLDLLHPSRRLLGHRLENSRLVTLEQHVLGLHRDGDIPGSEIPQRYFDYLRTRDARLVADILRHNRLDVVSMASLAVHLVELARSGHEAADAFPGDVVAAARLHLQSGALAYAEQLLRGLWLARGWDAGADCLREWSLICKRQERWEEAAELWRRQLQADPLDLFAAEEMAKWLEHRQHAFAEAIDLVERLLAAPHLAVDEQRTALLHRLERLRRKRERSAES; this is encoded by the coding sequence ATGAGCCTGCGCGACCGCCTCGACCGCCTGACCGGCGACCAATCGCCGGCCGCCCCGGCCGCTGAAAAGAAAACGCAAATCGGCGAACTGCGCCGACGCATCGATGAAATCCTCTCCCGCCGCCCGGCGACCGGCGAAGCGCCGGCGCCGCGACCCGCCGAGCCGGAAAGGCAGCCGGTCGAATTGGAATCGGTGGCCAAGGGCGAGGAAATCGTCACGCCGTACGGGCCGGTTTTCGTGGCGACGGACGAACTGGACGCCGGGCTCTTCTGGGGCCGGCGGCGGCTGCGCGAACTGACGGAAATGCACATGCCGACCGCCGCGTTGCTGGCCGACGACGCGCGTCTCGCCGCGCTGGTCCCGACCGATGCCTTGTTTCTCGACACGGAAACCACCGGGTTGGCCGGCGGCACGGGGACGCTGGCGTTTCTCATCGGGCTGGGCTGGTTCGACGGCGAGCGGTTCGTCACCCGGCTGATCTTTTCCCGCGATTTCACCGAGGAACCCGCTGCGCTTCACCAACTGGCGACCTACGCGGCGGACAAGCGCTTTCTGGTCACCTTCAACGGCAAAACGTTCGATGCCGGCCTGCTGGCCGCCCGGTACGTGCTCAACCGCCGGCGCAATCCCATCGCCGATCTGCCGCACCTGGATCTGTTGCATCCGTCGCGCCGGCTGCTCGGGCACCGGCTCGAAAACAGCCGCCTGGTCACGCTGGAGCAGCACGTGCTCGGTTTGCACCGCGACGGCGACATTCCCGGCAGCGAAATTCCCCAGCGCTATTTCGACTACCTGCGCACGCGGGACGCCCGGCTGGTCGCCGATATCTTGCGGCACAACCGGCTCGACGTCGTTTCGATGGCGTCCCTGGCCGTGCATCTGGTCGAATTGGCGCGATCCGGCCACGAAGCCGCCGATGCCTTCCCCGGCGACGTGGTGGCGGCGGCGCGGCTGCACCTGCAATCCGGCGCGCTGGCTTACGCCGAGCAGTTGCTGCGCGGGCTATGGTTGGCGCGCGGTTGGGATGCCGGAGCGGATTGCCTGCGGGAATGGTCGCTGATTTGCAAACGGCAGGAACGTTGGGAGGAAGCGGCGGAGCTTTGGCGGCGGCAATTGCAGGCCGATCCGCTCGACCTGTTCGCCGCCGAGGAAATGGCGAAATGGCTGGAACATCGCCAACATGCCTTTGCCGAGGCGATCGATCTGGTGGAGCGCTTGCTCGCCGCGCCGCACCTGGCCGTGGACGAACAACGCACCGCCTTGCTTCATCGTTTGGAGCGGTTGCGCCGCAAACGGGAGCGCTCCGCCGAATCCTGA